One genomic segment of Streptomyces sp. RKND-216 includes these proteins:
- a CDS encoding IS4 family transposase, giving the protein MTQVVPFDVVDEALASAGGQQHRVRRLPSRVVVYLLLAGALFTGVGWVRVWSRLTASLPVPLPSPAASSITEAMRRVGPKPVKALFDLVKGPAAVTAMQVARFAGRLVVAIDGTQIALPDTPANLSAFPKAKPGPNGPAGYPMLRLVTLVACGTRTLLDAVFGTDATGELTYARDLVPNEALGPGMLLLGDRNFSATAFVSTLASTGADFLIRAKTHSTALKLPVLRRLPDGTFLSRVGQVTVRVIDAHVTATPTHGTAEHAVTHGTYRLITSLLDPDEASATDLVRLYHERWEIETGYCELKSTLLGGRVLRGRHPTAVTQETWALLVAYQALRTAMSDAVLHRPDIDPDRAAFSVALDTARDQIIRAAGIIAHTRIDLVGRIGTALLHGLLPARRNRTRPRVKKRAINSKYRAVGRDIDHRTHPITIKIQHNALPHPPDG; this is encoded by the coding sequence TTGACCCAGGTTGTTCCGTTCGACGTCGTCGACGAGGCACTCGCTTCCGCGGGTGGTCAGCAGCACCGGGTGCGGCGATTGCCGTCGAGGGTGGTGGTCTATCTCCTCCTGGCGGGCGCACTGTTCACCGGAGTGGGCTGGGTGCGGGTCTGGTCCCGGCTGACCGCTTCATTGCCCGTGCCACTGCCCTCACCAGCTGCTTCGTCGATCACGGAGGCGATGCGACGGGTCGGGCCCAAACCAGTCAAAGCCCTGTTCGACCTGGTCAAAGGCCCAGCTGCGGTGACCGCGATGCAGGTTGCACGGTTCGCGGGCAGGCTGGTGGTCGCGATCGACGGCACGCAGATCGCGCTGCCGGACACGCCCGCGAACCTGTCGGCCTTCCCCAAGGCGAAACCCGGACCGAACGGGCCGGCCGGCTACCCGATGCTGCGTCTGGTCACCCTGGTGGCCTGCGGAACCCGAACACTCCTGGACGCGGTCTTCGGCACCGATGCCACCGGCGAGCTGACCTACGCTCGTGACCTGGTCCCCAACGAGGCGCTCGGGCCCGGGATGCTGCTGCTGGGTGACCGGAACTTCTCGGCCACCGCCTTTGTGAGCACGCTCGCCTCCACGGGCGCGGACTTCCTCATCCGCGCCAAGACTCACAGCACGGCGCTGAAACTGCCGGTCCTGCGCCGTCTGCCCGATGGCACCTTCCTCTCCCGCGTCGGCCAGGTCACCGTCCGGGTCATCGACGCTCACGTCACCGCCACCCCCACCCACGGCACCGCCGAACACGCCGTCACCCACGGCACCTACCGGCTGATCACCAGCCTCCTCGACCCCGACGAAGCATCCGCGACCGACCTGGTCAGGCTCTACCACGAGCGCTGGGAGATCGAGACCGGCTACTGCGAACTGAAATCGACCCTCCTCGGTGGCCGCGTCCTGCGCGGCCGCCATCCGACAGCCGTGACCCAGGAGACCTGGGCGCTTCTGGTCGCCTACCAGGCATTACGCACAGCGATGAGCGACGCCGTCCTGCACCGGCCCGACATCGATCCCGACCGTGCCGCGTTCAGCGTCGCGCTGGACACGGCACGTGACCAGATCATCCGGGCTGCCGGCATCATCGCCCACACCCGGATCGACCTCGTCGGACGGATCGGCACCGCCCTACTCCACGGCCTCCTGCCCGCCCGCCGGAACCGGACCCGACCCCGCGTGAAGAAACGAGCGATCAACTCCAAATACCGCGCCGTCGGACGCGACATCGACCACCGAACCCACCCGATCACCATCAAGATCCAGCACAACGCCTTGCCACACCCGCCAGACGGCTAA
- a CDS encoding NADP-dependent succinic semialdehyde dehydrogenase: protein MPIATVNPATGETLKTFDALGPREIEDRLAAAHEAFRHHRVTPMDRRQELLRAAADLLEGEQDDVARTMTLEMGKPLAAARAEAAKCVKAMRWYARHTPALLADEHPAEDDVADSGAVRAVVRYRPLGPVLAVMPWNFPLWQVVRFAAPALMAGNVGLLKHASNVPQTALYLEDLFRRAGYRDGCFQTLLIGSGEVATLLRDPRVAAATLTGSEGAGRSVASIAGDVVKKTVLELGGSDPYLVLPSADIAKAAATAVTARTQNNGQSCIAAKRFIVHDDVYDDFTQRFVSAMDALTVGDPMADGTDIGPLATEQVRRDVEELVEDARRQGATVLVGGARPEPDGAGWYYQPTVLADVTDRMRIHREEAFGPVAVLYRVGSLDEALEAAHDTPFGLGSNVWTRDPAEQERCARDLQAGGVFVNGMTASHPGLPFGGVKRSGYGRELGGHGIREFCNITTVWYGPAD from the coding sequence GTGCCCATCGCGACCGTCAACCCGGCAACGGGGGAGACCCTCAAGACCTTCGACGCCCTCGGCCCCCGCGAGATCGAGGACCGGCTGGCGGCGGCCCACGAAGCGTTCCGGCACCACCGCGTCACCCCCATGGACCGCCGTCAGGAACTGCTGCGCGCCGCAGCGGACCTCCTCGAGGGAGAGCAGGACGACGTCGCCCGCACCATGACGCTGGAGATGGGGAAGCCCCTCGCCGCCGCCCGCGCCGAGGCGGCCAAGTGCGTGAAGGCCATGCGCTGGTACGCCCGGCACACGCCCGCCCTCCTCGCCGACGAGCACCCGGCCGAGGACGACGTCGCCGACTCCGGAGCGGTCCGCGCCGTGGTCCGCTACCGCCCGCTCGGCCCGGTCCTCGCCGTCATGCCGTGGAACTTCCCCCTCTGGCAGGTCGTGCGATTCGCCGCCCCCGCCCTGATGGCCGGGAACGTCGGACTCCTCAAGCACGCCTCCAACGTGCCGCAGACCGCCCTCTACCTGGAGGACCTGTTCCGCCGTGCCGGTTACCGCGACGGCTGCTTCCAGACCCTGCTGATCGGCTCCGGGGAGGTCGCCACTCTGCTCCGCGACCCGCGTGTCGCCGCCGCCACCCTGACCGGCAGCGAAGGAGCCGGCCGCTCCGTCGCGTCCATCGCCGGCGACGTCGTCAAGAAGACGGTGCTCGAACTCGGAGGCAGCGACCCCTACCTCGTCCTGCCCTCGGCCGACATCGCCAAAGCCGCCGCCACGGCCGTCACCGCCCGCACCCAGAACAACGGCCAGTCCTGCATCGCCGCCAAGCGCTTCATCGTCCACGACGACGTCTACGACGACTTCACCCAGCGCTTCGTGAGCGCCATGGATGCCCTCACGGTGGGCGATCCGATGGCCGACGGCACCGACATCGGCCCCCTCGCCACCGAACAGGTCCGCCGCGACGTGGAGGAGCTCGTCGAGGACGCCCGCCGCCAGGGCGCCACCGTGCTGGTCGGCGGCGCTCGACCCGAGCCGGACGGAGCCGGCTGGTACTACCAGCCCACCGTGCTCGCGGACGTCACCGACCGCATGCGCATCCACCGTGAGGAGGCCTTCGGGCCGGTCGCCGTCCTCTACCGCGTCGGCAGCCTCGACGAGGCGCTGGAGGCCGCTCACGACACCCCCTTCGGCCTCGGCTCCAACGTCTGGACCCGCGACCCCGCCGAGCAGGAACGCTGTGCCCGAGACCTACAGGCCGGCGGCGTCTTCGTCAACGGCATGACCGCGTCCCACCCCGGCCTGCCCTTCGGCGGCGTCAAGCGCTCCGGCTACGGGCGGGAACTCGGCGGACACGGCATCCGGGAGTTCTGCAACATCACCACCGTCTGGTACGGCCCCGCGGACTGA
- a CDS encoding VOC family protein yields MSLATCDMAAAQEFYGPVLGWTFRPGRLGEEFCIAMTDGVPVAGIGAVSRRLGVAVAWTPFFGVGDADTASARVRERGATVAIGPIALGDGRAALAADPGGAIFGLWEGTVHSSWHVAHGSPPARLELRTRDAFAAALFYGEVLEWASEHPEHCEVDYRDDAVTVEFGPHTVATIRGGGVDSAPDPHVRPRWHVSFYVEDVDEVVRVAVEAGGTVAAAPEDSPRGRNAILRDRQGGLFTVQARK; encoded by the coding sequence GTGAGCCTGGCCACCTGCGACATGGCGGCGGCTCAGGAGTTCTACGGCCCGGTGCTGGGCTGGACCTTCCGGCCGGGACGGCTCGGGGAGGAGTTCTGCATCGCCATGACCGACGGGGTCCCGGTCGCGGGAATCGGGGCCGTGAGCCGCAGACTCGGGGTGGCGGTGGCGTGGACGCCGTTCTTCGGCGTCGGCGACGCCGACACGGCTTCGGCCCGTGTCCGTGAGCGGGGAGCGACGGTGGCGATCGGTCCCATCGCGCTGGGCGACGGGCGGGCGGCCCTGGCCGCGGATCCGGGCGGTGCGATCTTCGGGCTGTGGGAGGGGACGGTGCACTCCAGTTGGCACGTCGCGCACGGCAGCCCGCCCGCCAGACTGGAGCTGCGCACCAGGGACGCGTTCGCCGCCGCGCTGTTCTACGGCGAAGTCCTGGAGTGGGCGTCGGAACACCCCGAACACTGCGAGGTGGACTACCGCGACGACGCGGTCACCGTCGAGTTCGGGCCGCACACGGTGGCGACGATCCGGGGCGGGGGCGTGGACTCCGCCCCGGACCCGCACGTGCGGCCGCGGTGGCACGTGTCGTTCTACGTGGAGGACGTGGATGAGGTGGTGCGGGTGGCGGTGGAGGCCGGCGGCACCGTGGCGGCCGCTCCCGAGGACTCCCCCAGGGGCCGCAACGCGATCCTCCGCGACCGGCAGGGCGGCTTGTTCACCGTGCAGGCCCGCAAGTAG